The Gracilimonas sediminicola sequence ACCAGAGCAACCAAGCCAACTAATATCCATGGCCAAGGACGAACGGCATACATCAGGATATTGAACAACAAGGTTCCGCCGACCGCATTTTTCTCATCTTTAGCTGAAAACATTCGCTGGGCAATATACCCTCCGCCACCCGGCTCAGCCCCCGGATACCAGGCCGCCCACCAGTTCATCCCCAACCAAATAAACGCTGTAGTCAGTGCTATTTCAGGATTGGTGAACGGGTTGAAACTCAAAATATCATAATTAGCCACCTCACCAAGCTGCGACTTAAGCTCGGATAACCCGCCCACATGATCTACGGAAAAGTAGGCCAGCGCTATTGTCCCTGCCATTGCGAGGATAAACTGAACAAAATCTGTTACCATCACTCCCCACAAACCGGATATTGCTATGTATATGCCAATCAGCCCATACAGCACCAGGATAGCCACCCATTGATCGGCACCGGTAACTACCGTTAGAATTTTTGCCATGCCAACCGTAACCCACCCCATAATGATGCAGTTGAATGGAAAGGCGAAATACAGTGCCCGAAATCCCCTAAGAAAACTGGCCGGCTTCCCGCCATAGCGTAGTTCAATAAACTCCACATCGGTTATTACGTCCGCCCGTTTCCAGAGTTTGGCGTAGATGAATACAGTCACAATACCTGAAATCATCCAGTTCCACCAAAACCAATTTCCCGCAATCCCCTGTTTTGCAACAATTCCGGTAATGGCAAGGGGAGTATCTGCTGCAAATGTAGTAGCCACCATCGAAACCCCTACCAGCCACCAAGGCAGGTTTTTTCCACCGGCGAAGAAATCGTCAAGTGACTCTTGCCCTCTAACCTTGGCTGCCCACGCAACGGCTATCATTAATAGTATATATCCGGCAACAACGAGATAATCAGCTGTCTCAAAGGGCATATTTCGATCTAATTTTGTTTTCTTGATTCCATGAATATCAATGGGAAGAGTATAGCTAAAAATATTTTGTCTATTTCAACCTGAAGAATAATAACAACACTGGTTTTGTTAATTATTATTTATTTAGTTGGACTTATTGCTTGCGTTCTGTTATTCTCCGAAAAGTTAAGGCAATGAATGGTTTACGGACCTTAGGGTTTCAGCTCAGTATATAAATGGATACTAACAGAAGTTTTGCAAAAAGCTCTTTCAGGCGGCTCCATATAGACAGAAAGATGATGGGCATCCTCGTCGTTTTTACGGTCTTGGGGATTTTTCTGACCATATCGGTTATTGTAGCCACCAACACACTGTCGGGGCTCAGGGGTTACTCAACCTTTCAGGTAAACTGGACGGAAGCGCGTAAAGATGCCGCTTTTCACCTTCTCAACTACATCAACACGAGGGACGATGTTTACCTGGACGGGTTTAAAGATGCAATGCAGCTCATCGATAATGCTTCAAGTATTCGGGAGGAGCTTAAAGCTGAGGATACCGATTATGCCTATTTACAGGAACTGTATATCCAGACCCATACCATGCCCAATGACGTTGATAACATGATCCGCACTTACCAATGGTTTCATTCTTTTGGGGATTTTCAAATTGCTATTCAGGAGTGGATAGATTCTGATGGCACCATGAGGGAAATGGAGGGGCTGGCTAATGAGGCGCAGATGCTTGTCAACACTAATTCTTTGACTTTTGAACGGCAACAAGAGCTCACGAACCAGGTTTTAGCTTTAGATCAAAGACTAAGAGGATCTAAATTCAGGCTGGCCGCGGCTCTTTCTTCGGGAACAGAGCTTTTAAATTTCATCATGTTGTGGATTGCTGTTTCTCTTGGGTTAATCTTGTTAACCACCGGTGGCATGCTTTCTTTTCGATTTCTGAAGAGCATTAAAAACTGGGAAAGAGAGATCGAGATTAATGAGCAGAAGTATAGGTCACTGTATGAGCAAAATCCCAATGCCGTTTTCTCATTATCCAGAGATGGCCTTCTAATTTCTGCCAACCGAGTATTCGAAAAGGCTGTAGGCATGCAAGCTGAAGTATTGAAAGGTTCAACTATTGACCGGTTTGTAGAAAAATCAGATATCAAAAAACTGCAGTTCCATTTTCACCGAACGCTGGAAGGAACCCCACAGCATTATGAGACAGCTGTTGTTTTAAAAAAATCAGCTCCTATGCATGTAGAGGTTACAAATTTGCCTATGGTTGTTGACGGAGAAATTATTGGCGTTTACGGTATTGCCCGCGACATTACTTATAGAAAGGAAGCAGAACTGAAAATAAAAGAGCAGCTGCAAGAGAAAACTCACCTTATAGCAGAAGTCCATGACCGGGTGAAGAATAACCTGGCTTTAGTTTCCAGCCTGATACAATTACAACAAAATCTATCAAAACAACCAAGTTCCGGAAACTTCTTTGATAATACGATTTCCCGAATCCACTCTATGGCGATGGTGCATGAGCGACTATATCAGAACGAAACTTTTTCAAGCATCAGAATGGATGAATATGTAAATGAGCTGTTAGAAACCATTCGGCGAAAATACTCCTCTCCTTCGGCCAATGTTCAGTTAATAACGCATACCAACCCTGTTACATTAAGCATCAAACAGTCTATACCAACCGGACTTCTACTTAATGAGCTTTTAGTGAACGCTTTTAAACATGGCATCACTGAAGATAATGGGAAGATTGAAGTCTATCTTTCGCAGGAAAAGGATGAGGTTGTCATCAAAGTTTCTGATACAGGCCCGGGACTTTGTAAAGACTTTGACCTTAAACAGGCCCAAACCTTGGGGATGACTTTAATTTCGGTGTTACTCCGACAGCTGGATGCCGATTACCAATTATCTAATGAAGAGGGAACCACATTTACTATTCGGTTTAAAGGTATAGACGTGCTTTCCAGAACGGGCTGATAAGACTGGTAAATTCTTTTTCTAAAACCGGTGTTCAAAGGAGGAGTATAACAGAAAAATTTAGTTACTTCTTACTATGAAAATGAGCCTGCCATATCACCTGGGTTGTACAGTCTGGAGTTTGCCGGAGTGGAAAGGAAGTTTCTTTACTGATGATGCCCAGCCCGATCGGTTTCTGTCTCAGTATTCGTCCGTATTTAATTCTGTGGAAGGCAACACCACATTCTATAACACCCCTGACCCTGAAACCATATTGAAGTGGGGGCAACAAACTCCGAAAGGATTTAAGTTTTGCTTCAAATTTCCCAAGCGCCTCACCCACGAGCGCCGGTTACAGAACGTGGAAGATGATGCGGTGCATTTCGTAAAGTTGTTTGAACCGATCAGAGAGAAAACCGGGCCGTTTATGATTCAGTTTCCTGACAGTTTTGGGCCTCAGGATCTATATAAGCTGGAAAATGTGTTCTCCGTTCTTCCAAAATCATTTAGCTATGCCGTTGAGGTTCGTCACCGTGACTTTTTTGACCACGGAAAGCATGAACGAAACCTGACTTCTCTCCTGAAAAGCTATGATGTGGATCGGGTTATTTTTGACACCCGTAAACTCCATTCGGTTAAAGCTACCGAATCTTCCATTGCAGAGGCACAAAAGAAAAAGCCCAAAGTACCCGTTCGATTCGATACTACGGGTGCCCGGCCCTTATTAAGATATGTAGGTACCAACGACATCCTTAACAACGAACCCTACCTGAAGGAGTGGGCTATCATAGTGGCTGAATGGATTGATGAAGGGCTTCACCCCTACGTTTTCATCCACGCTCCCAACAAGGTGGATCAGCCTAAACTATGCCGGCATTTTCACAAGCTGCTGTCGCAGTTGATTGAGGTTCCTGTCTTGCCTGATTGGCCTGCCAATAAGCAGGATAAACAACTTGGGTTGTTCTGATTTAATTACACCGGTTCGTTCACATTGATTTCGGTATTGGCTTCTACATTATTAGCCGACTTTACCGCTTCCACACTGTACCGGGCGTGGGGTTTAATCTCAAGCCGCTCTTTCTTGATGGGATCTCCGGTTACATCGCAGACTCCATAGTTACCCGTTTCTATACGATCTTTCGCCATCTTAATCTCTTCGATCTTCTCTTTTTGCTTTTCGATCATTGAGTAGTACTTCTCTCTTTCTTCCTCCGAGGAAGCAATATTACCCTGATGGTGGGCCGAGGAGGAAGTAGTATCATCAAGCTTACTCTCAATTTCACTTAATCGATCTTCGAAGGAATTTATCTTTTCTTCGGCATCTTCCAGCTCTTCGTTTAGCCGTTCTTCAAAATGCTCAAGTTCTTCTGATGAAAATGGAGTGTTGTTTACCGGTGCTTCTTGCTGTGTCATAATACTCTCGTTTTATCCAACTTCATTCAGTTATTAAACGAGATATCTGTTTTTAGCATTTCAATAGCTCAACTGAGTCTATTCAAGGTTGCCAACCATGGCCGTGTTTTTGACGAAGTCCAGTTTCTTCAGCTCATCCATAGCCTCCAACTCTTTATCCTCTTCGGTTTTGAGTATCGCTGAACGCTGACTCTTTTGCAGCACCTCAAATTTTAGATCCGGGTAAGCGGCTTTAATATCTGTAACCGTTTTTTCTGTAGCATTATAGGTTAACGCTACTACTACATATTCGTACTCTTTACTATAAGTCAGCTTTGCCAGCAGCTGATTTACCTTATCACTTCCAAGTGTATCGCTATCATTAATCTCTTCCATCTCTTTGTCGGAGTTCCCGGCGGCTTCACTCATCACAAACTCTACCCACTCACTTTCTTCCAGTTCTTTCAGCTGTTGGGGGCTTGGGTTGTTTTCTATGGAAAGCACTATGTTTTTAATCTCGCTGCTCAGAATTTCATATCCCATATCGTCCAGTTTCTGTTCAATAAAGGTTGGAGAAACTGTATCAGAAAAGGTTACCTGGATTTTACCGGCTTCAATGTTGTATTCGCCCTTCTCAAGTTTTTTGATGTCGGTATCGTCCATCACTTGTGCGAAACCGATAAAAGGAACCAACACGCTAACTATTATGACTACTAACTGTTTCATGAAAACCCGTTTTATTTATTATTACCTGTAGCTGTAACGGGAATTTTTGGTATTTGTTCCCCGATGAACTTTCTCTGCGTGTCCGTTAGTCCCGCCTACTTTTTTAAAAGCCTGGCCTTTTGACTTCCGGCACCAACTGCCAACATACAAATACAAATAAATATAAACCCACCGGTGAGTGTAAAATTATCCACCAGATAACCCATGATGGGCTGAGAAAGCATTCCGCCCAGCGCTCCCATTGTTGCCACCGTTGCAAGTGCCACAGCACCTTCTTTTCCGGCAGCACTGAAAATCATGGGGAACGTTAGTGCAACACCTGCGCCTGCCATAACAAAGCCAATTGAAGCAACCATCAGGTTTGGAGATAAGATCGAAATTATCACACCCGTAGCTGCTATTACAGAACCGCCTGTGATTAATGCTTTTGCCCCAAACCTTGGTTTCAGGCGGTCCCCTACCAAACGCATAATTAACATGGAAACTGCATAAGCGGTGTATCCAATGGGGGCCAGTCCCTCTGATGCTCCCACATAATCTGTGAAGAATAAGGTTACCCAGTTCATAATCGAGTCTTCGATGGAAGCTGCAACAAAGCAGATTACCCCCAACCAAAGTAAACTCCCGTGTGGAAGTTTGAATCGTGCTTTCACAGCCTGTGGGTCCGGGCCGTCTTCCGGCAGGTAGCTATAGACGCCCATCAGTACAACCAGCAGCAATATGGCTATTCCCCAGAAATGAAGGGTTACAGAAAACTGTTGTGATGCCATAGCTGTTCCTGCCAAAGCCCCGGCAACATTCCCCACTCCAAACCAGGAGTGGATCATGGACATGTGCGACCGGCCGGTACTTTCTTCGATCCTGGAACCGAGAGCATTGATGGAAATATTATATCCGCTGGCTCCCGCGCCGGTAATTAACAGCACAAGTGTCAGTACAATCCAGTCCGGTGCTACCGCCATGGGAATGAGTGACAGAATCAACAGCACACCAAAGAGCATAGATGCCTTTTTCGCTCCAACACGGTGTATGAGTCCGGTTACTGCCGGCATAATTAATATGGTGCCCAGTCCCCGCCCAAGCAGTGCATATCCCAGCGTAACCGGGGTGAGCATGGATATATCACGAATGGCCGGAATACGGGAAGCCCAGGTTGCAAATACGGCTCCCAGAATAAAAAAAGCAGTACAAGTGGCTATTAGCTCTCGCTTTGCCGTATTGTCGGAAGTATTTGAGCCGTATGAAGAGATCGTTTTTATCTTGAATTTAGAAGCAGCTTGAAAATACGGGCAATGATCAAAACTTCATAAACTTAGTTCTTGGTTTTGGTTATTGGTTTTTAGTGATTATTTGTATTCCTTAGGATTTATTTTTGCAATGAAAGCCTGCTTTTTATGCCCCAACCTGATTTTGACGTTGTCATACTTACTGACTCCCGATATGTAAACCCTCCTGCACCCGGCGGGTATGTTCAAAATATTCTTACGGAAGACCGTATCGTAAAAGAGGCTTTGCAGGATATCGGCTTAAAAGTGGACAGAAAAGATTGGGCTGATCCTGACTTTGACTGGTCTTCAACCAAGACCGTACTTTTCAGAACAACCTGGGATTATTTTAATAGGTTTGGTGAATTTAAACGCTGGATGGAAGACACTTCTACAAGAACCCATTTTATTAATAGTGAGAAGCTTATCCGCTGGAATATGGACAAACATTACCTGGATGATCTCAGCGGGGGTGGCGTTACCGTAGTTCCTACCCGATATCTCGACAGCGGAAATGGACTATCGATACACCAGATTCACAACATCACAGGCTGGCAGGATACAGTCATCAAACCTACAGTTGGGGGAGCCGGCCGCCACACCTATCGCATTCAACCCAAAAACATAGACACCGTTGCCCAAAAGCTTGAAGAGGTAATGCTGGAAGAAGATTTCATGCTTCAGCCTTTTCAGGAGTCCGTCATTACCAGCGGGGAATGGTCGTTTGTCTTTTTTGGTGAAACCTTTAGTCACGCCGTGCTGAAAAGAGCTAAACCGGGCGACTTCAGAGTACAGGATGATTTTGGCGGGACCGTACATGCATATTCGCCTAAAGAGAATGAGATTGAATTTGCCCGGCAAGCATTACGAGCCTGCCCTGAGCTTCCGGCCTATGCGCGGGTTGATATGGTGCTCAATAATTCAGGAGAACTGGCTGTTTCTGAACTGGAGCTCATTGAACCGGAGCTTTGGTTCCGCATGAAACCGGAGGCAGCTAATTTATTGGCAGAAGAAGTCGCAAAACGGACCCCCTGAAATAAACCGACTTATTTCTGATAAGCTTCAAAGTAGGATTGAATGCGTTTTGCATTCACCCCTAAATCACCTCTGCCAATTCTTGACTTCGATCGCACATCTATCTTACTTCCCGTTGCGGTGGTATCAACCCTAATCACAACATCATCAACAAACCCAAACCAGGGTAATTTGTGGTAAGCTTCTATTCGTCCTTCCCGCTTGTTTTCACCTACAACTTGCCAGGGCATTTCCCGCGCTGTTTCAAGAGCACGGTCATAAGCCTCATCATAATCCATTGAAACGTTCAGCGTTTCCAGCCCTTCATAAAATTCTCTTTGGGCTTCGGCCGGACCGTCCTCATGTATATATTCCGGGGGGTTTGGAGCATCTTGCCGGAGGGGAACAATAGCATCAAACTCTGGGGGATTCACCGTATCCGTTGTGATATCGTGGATAGGCGGATATCCTTTCTGAACTTCCATGTACCAATACCCAAAATTTGATAAGGCAGCCAACCCGATAATCATTGCCGTGAAGCCGGCTATAGTATAATTCTGATCCCGTTCTTTCATCCTGAAAAAACCAGCCGTTCCTGCAATTCCACCTAAAATAGCTGATCCTGTTCCCCAGGGAATGATTGAAAAACCGGTACTAAAGTGCCACCAACCCCACTGATATCCATAGCCTGAAAGAATAACTGCCAGTCCGCCCAAAACGGCTAACGAAGTCCCCCATTTTAATAAGCCGGATCCTTTTATGTTTGTTGCTGCCATTCACTTACTCCTACATTTTATTAAGCCTTTAATATTATACACAAGAAATCCCGGTAATCGTTCCGAATGACGATTCCATTAAATATCTGTGGCCCAGCGTTTACAGAATAGCAGAAACAAAAAATCCCGCTCGGTGGCGGGATTTAAACTTCATCAGGAAAGAGCGTTCTTAATTCGCCCGAAGATTTCATCGATGGTTCCTATACCATCTATCTCCTGCACCTTACCCTGTTTTTTATAATGCTTCATTACGGGCCGGGTTTCTTCCCGATATACCTGAAGGCGGGTTTTCACTTTTTCCTCGGTGTCATCCGAGCGGCCTTCACCGCGGGAAAGAATTCGTTTGATGAGTTCCTCCTCCGGAACCGACAACAGGATGAAAGCATCGAGCTCGTCGTTGTTGTTTTCCAGAAAAGCATCGAAAGCCTCGGCCTGAACTACCGTTCTTGGAAAGCCATCCAGAATGTACCCTTCCTGGTATTTGTCTTTACTCAATTCATCTGCAACCAGGTCAACAACGGTTTGGTCAGGAACTAATTCACCGGAATCCAAAATGGATTTCACCTTAACCCCAAGTGGCGTTTTATTTTTGATCGCTGCCCGAAAAATATCTCCGGTTGAAAGATGTGGGATGTTGAACTCGTCTTGTAATAATTTAGCCTGAGTCCCTTTTCCCGCCCCCGGAGGGCCAAACAGAATAATATTCATTCTTTGTTAGTTAGATTGATCTGATAAATAGCCGTAACAAGCTGATCTGCAATCTTAGAACGTTAACTAAAAAGTCTAAGATCGCAGTAAAATTCAGCCGGCGAATTTATTGTTTCTTCGCGCCTTTTTCCTGAATACGAGCAGCTTTACCTCGCAGGTCGCGCAGATAGAAAAGTTTTGAACGTCTTACTTTTCCTTTTTTCTTCACTTCAATTTTAGCGATGAAAGGAGAGTTCAGCGGAAATACACGCTCAACACCAACGTTGCTGCTGATTTTACGAACAGTAAACGTCTTGTTCGGGCCGCTTCCTCTTTCGGAAAGCACAACGCCTTCGTACTGCTGAATACGCTCTTTTTCACCCTCGCGCACGCGGTAGTGAACATTTACAGTATCTCCAGCTGTAAAGTGAGGAACGTCCTCATTTATCAGGCTTTGCTCTACAAGTTTTAACTTATCCATGATTTCTAAATTTAATCCCGATAGCTATCAGGATTGTTATTAATGTTCTTTCTTAAATTTTTCGTACAAATCTTTTCTTCGTTCTTTGGTCCGTTTTTCGGATTGCTCCTGTTTCCATTCGGCCACTTTTTTGTGATCGCCGGAAAGCAGCACATCCGGGACTTTCATCCCCTTAAACTCTGCCGGACGTGTATAAACCGGACCTTCCAGCAGTCCATCCTGAAATGAATCATTCAGCGCGCTTCCTGCATCTCCCAACACACCGGGGAGCAGGCGAACAACAGCATCTGTAATAACCATTGCCGGGAGTTCACCTCCTGAAAGCACATAATCACCAATGGAAAACTCTTTGGTGATGAGTTCATCTCTTACCCGCTGATCAACGCCTTTATAGTGGCCACATAAAATGATGATGTTTTTTTTGAGCGATAATGCATTTGCGTCAGGCTGTTCAAAAACATCGCCATCGGGTGCTGTGAAAATGAGTTCGTCATAATCACGTTCGGACTGGAGCTTTTCGATACAGCTGAATATCGGCTGCGGTGTAAGCACCATTCCGGGTTCGCCACCATAGGGGTAATCATCTATTTTCTTGTGTTTGTCTTCGGTATAATCCCGAAGGTCGTGCACATGGATTTTAACCAGCTCTTTATCGACAGCCCGCTTCACAATACTGTGGTTCAGCGGCCCGTCCAGCAAAGCCGGAACGGCGGAAATAATATCAATTCTCATCATATTCCCTCCAGTTCATCCAGGTTCTGGCAATAGATGTTACCGTCGCGCCGGTCTTCTACAAAATGATCGATGTATGGAATCAGGCGGCTTCCCGATGTAGTAGCTACTACTAAAATAGGGTGAGCCGGATTGTTCATCACATCAACCACCAACCCGATGGATTCATCTCCGTCATATACTTCATGATCAACTAATGAATCGTCGGTTTCAGCTTCTGCATATACAAAAGGCTCGGCTTCCTCTGCTTCCAGAAATATACCTTTGCTTTTCAATGCTTCTGCGCCGGTGCGATCAGCGACATGGTCAAATTGTACAAAGAACGAAATTTTATTTCTTTTTCCCTCTACCCGAAAATCCATGATTCGGGCCGGGTAAAAGTCGCCTCGGTCATTCCGCAAATACACCAGCTTCAGTTCTTCAACCTTCTGCGGGTCATCGACATCAAAGAAAACTTTGACCTCGCCCTCAAGTCCATGGGAGCGTTCAACATGCCCCACCTGAACAAAGCCCGGTGTATTGGCGTCCTGATTCATCGGCGCCGGATATTAATTTTATCCTTCTTGTTTGCTTTCCCAGGCACGCTGAACCGTCACGCGGTCTTCGTCTTCCGGGACAAATCCTTTAAGGTCGTCAAGATCGGTGTTGTTGATGTGATCTATCGCCTCTTTGGCATTCATATCAGTGGAAACCTTGTCGGAAGATGACTCTTCAGCTTCTTCTTTCTCTTCTTCAGCCGGCTCTTCGTCTTTGGTTTCTTCCTCGGCGGCTTCTTCCGTTTCCTCTTCAGCAGCTTCAGCAGAATCTTCTTCTGTTTCTGCTTCGTCTTCTGCAGGTGCTTCTTCTTTAGCTTCGGTTTCTTCTTCAGCTTCATCAGCTGCTTCTTCCTCGGCTTCGGCTTCGGCTTCCGCTTCTGTAGTTTCTTCTTCGGCAGCTTCTGTTGTTTCTTCTGCAGAGTCATCAGACTCAGCTTCTTCTAATGCCGCTTCAATTTCTTCGGCTTCATTTTTAGGAGCTTCGTCTTCTTCTGCATCGGCAGCCGCTTTTTCAGCTTCTACTTCAGCAGCAGCTTGCTTCGCTTTTTTCTGAAGCTGCTCTTTGTATTCTCTTTCTTCGGCAGCAAGCACTTCCTGGTAGTCCGCTTTGCGGCTGGTGGCATCTTCTTTCTTAGAGTCTCTGTACTCTTTCCACTCTGCCAGTGCTTTTTCAATTTCTTCTTCGCTCTTGCCCCAGTTTATGAGGTGACGCTTGTACAGTACACCTTCTCGGCGAAGGATTTTACGTACGGTGTCGGTAGGCTGAGCGCCGGTGTCTAACCAATAAAGAATGCGGTCTTCGTTGAGTACCACTTCTTTTTTCTCGGTTACGTTGTCGTAACGACCCACACGCTCTACGATACGTCCATCACGAGCTTCGTGTCTTTCGGCTACTACGATATGCCAAATCGGGCGTTTTTTACGTCCTTTTCGTTGTAATCTGATTCTTAACAATGCTGTTCTCCAATGTGTGTTTAAATTATAAGTTCTTATCGGCCGATAGGCAGATTCTTCAATCCTTGAAGAGCACGTCCGGCTTTACCCATTTTTGACATGGTCTTCATCATTTTTTTCATTTGATCGAACTGCTTCATGAGTTGATTGATCTCACGAACAGTGGTGCCAGATCCTTTGGCTATTCGGCGTCTTCGACTTCCGTTTAGCAGCTCGGGCTCCTGGCGTTCCTCCGGCGTCATTGATAAGATTATAGCTTCAATTGGTTTGAAGGCATCATCGTCGATTTCAGTATCGTTCAATGCTTTGCTGGCGCCGGGTATCATAGAAACAAGATCACCGAAGTCTCCCATCTTCTTGATCTTCTGAATTTGCTCGAGAAAGTCGTTCAGGTCGAATTTATCCGACCGAATTTTTTGCTGAAGTTTTTCTGCTTCCTTCTCGTCAAATTCTTTTTGAGCTTTTTCAACAAACGAAACCACATCTCCCATGCCCAGAATACGCTGAGCCATACGGTCGGGATAAAAAGGAGAAAGAGCATCCAGCTTTTCGCCGGTACTCACAAATTTGATGGGCTTGTTTACAACGGTCTTAATGGAAAGAGCAGCACCACCGCGGGTGTCACCATCCAGTTTGGTTAAAACCACACCGTTATAATCAATGCGTTCGTTAAACTCTTTGGCTGTGTTAACAGCATCCTGCCCGGTCATGGAATCGACCACAAACAGGATTTCGTGAGGATTTACGGCCTTCTTAATTTCCGCAACCTCATTCATCATCTCCTCATCTACGTGTAAACGACCCGCGGTATCAATGATAACCGTATCGAGTGCCAAACTTTTAGCCATCGAAACGGCTTCTTTGGCAACACGAACCGCATCTTTCTGCTCGATGGAA is a genomic window containing:
- a CDS encoding adenylate kinase, whose product is MNIILFGPPGAGKGTQAKLLQDEFNIPHLSTGDIFRAAIKNKTPLGVKVKSILDSGELVPDQTVVDLVADELSKDKYQEGYILDGFPRTVVQAEAFDAFLENNNDELDAFILLSVPEEELIKRILSRGEGRSDDTEEKVKTRLQVYREETRPVMKHYKKQGKVQEIDGIGTIDEIFGRIKNALS
- a CDS encoding sensor histidine kinase: MDTNRSFAKSSFRRLHIDRKMMGILVVFTVLGIFLTISVIVATNTLSGLRGYSTFQVNWTEARKDAAFHLLNYINTRDDVYLDGFKDAMQLIDNASSIREELKAEDTDYAYLQELYIQTHTMPNDVDNMIRTYQWFHSFGDFQIAIQEWIDSDGTMREMEGLANEAQMLVNTNSLTFERQQELTNQVLALDQRLRGSKFRLAAALSSGTELLNFIMLWIAVSLGLILLTTGGMLSFRFLKSIKNWEREIEINEQKYRSLYEQNPNAVFSLSRDGLLISANRVFEKAVGMQAEVLKGSTIDRFVEKSDIKKLQFHFHRTLEGTPQHYETAVVLKKSAPMHVEVTNLPMVVDGEIIGVYGIARDITYRKEAELKIKEQLQEKTHLIAEVHDRVKNNLALVSSLIQLQQNLSKQPSSGNFFDNTISRIHSMAMVHERLYQNETFSSIRMDEYVNELLETIRRKYSSPSANVQLITHTNPVTLSIKQSIPTGLLLNELLVNAFKHGITEDNGKIEVYLSQEKDEVVIKVSDTGPGLCKDFDLKQAQTLGMTLISVLLRQLDADYQLSNEEGTTFTIRFKGIDVLSRTG
- a CDS encoding MFS transporter; this translates as MLGAVFATWASRIPAIRDISMLTPVTLGYALLGRGLGTILIMPAVTGLIHRVGAKKASMLFGVLLILSLIPMAVAPDWIVLTLVLLITGAGASGYNISINALGSRIEESTGRSHMSMIHSWFGVGNVAGALAGTAMASQQFSVTLHFWGIAILLLVVLMGVYSYLPEDGPDPQAVKARFKLPHGSLLWLGVICFVAASIEDSIMNWVTLFFTDYVGASEGLAPIGYTAYAVSMLIMRLVGDRLKPRFGAKALITGGSVIAATGVIISILSPNLMVASIGFVMAGAGVALTFPMIFSAAGKEGAVALATVATMGALGGMLSQPIMGYLVDNFTLTGGFIFICICMLAVGAGSQKARLLKK
- a CDS encoding ATP-grasp domain-containing protein; translation: MPQPDFDVVILTDSRYVNPPAPGGYVQNILTEDRIVKEALQDIGLKVDRKDWADPDFDWSSTKTVLFRTTWDYFNRFGEFKRWMEDTSTRTHFINSEKLIRWNMDKHYLDDLSGGGVTVVPTRYLDSGNGLSIHQIHNITGWQDTVIKPTVGGAGRHTYRIQPKNIDTVAQKLEEVMLEEDFMLQPFQESVITSGEWSFVFFGETFSHAVLKRAKPGDFRVQDDFGGTVHAYSPKENEIEFARQALRACPELPAYARVDMVLNNSGELAVSELELIEPELWFRMKPEAANLLAEEVAKRTP
- a CDS encoding TraR/DksA family transcriptional regulator, with the protein product MTQQEAPVNNTPFSSEELEHFEERLNEELEDAEEKINSFEDRLSEIESKLDDTTSSSAHHQGNIASSEEEREKYYSMIEKQKEKIEEIKMAKDRIETGNYGVCDVTGDPIKKERLEIKPHARYSVEAVKSANNVEANTEINVNEPV
- a CDS encoding DUF72 domain-containing protein, with protein sequence MSLPYHLGCTVWSLPEWKGSFFTDDAQPDRFLSQYSSVFNSVEGNTTFYNTPDPETILKWGQQTPKGFKFCFKFPKRLTHERRLQNVEDDAVHFVKLFEPIREKTGPFMIQFPDSFGPQDLYKLENVFSVLPKSFSYAVEVRHRDFFDHGKHERNLTSLLKSYDVDRVIFDTRKLHSVKATESSIAEAQKKKPKVPVRFDTTGARPLLRYVGTNDILNNEPYLKEWAIIVAEWIDEGLHPYVFIHAPNKVDQPKLCRHFHKLLSQLIEVPVLPDWPANKQDKQLGLF
- the rplS gene encoding 50S ribosomal protein L19 gives rise to the protein MDKLKLVEQSLINEDVPHFTAGDTVNVHYRVREGEKERIQQYEGVVLSERGSGPNKTFTVRKISSNVGVERVFPLNSPFIAKIEVKKKGKVRRSKLFYLRDLRGKAARIQEKGAKKQ
- a CDS encoding sodium:solute symporter family protein; its protein translation is MPFETADYLVVAGYILLMIAVAWAAKVRGQESLDDFFAGGKNLPWWLVGVSMVATTFAADTPLAITGIVAKQGIAGNWFWWNWMISGIVTVFIYAKLWKRADVITDVEFIELRYGGKPASFLRGFRALYFAFPFNCIIMGWVTVGMAKILTVVTGADQWVAILVLYGLIGIYIAISGLWGVMVTDFVQFILAMAGTIALAYFSVDHVGGLSELKSQLGEVANYDILSFNPFTNPEIALTTAFIWLGMNWWAAWYPGAEPGGGGYIAQRMFSAKDEKNAVGGTLLFNILMYAVRPWPWILVGLVALVVFPGLEDPETGYPLMMLEVLPVGWMGLLMVAFLSAFVSTISTQLNWGTSYVVNDFYKRFIKNEEEFENKEKAQKHYVFISRVATLLMAALGVGVSYFFDSVSGGWEFILSLSAGIGGVLLLRWFWWRINAWSEISAMIAAFAGAVFSNQMGYDFSGSMIFTTTFSTIIWLAATFVTKPESEETLKKFYAKVTPMGSWSGYRDGNYTTDRLLPQLVNIGMSLGAIFFFLYGLGQIFFFNTGTGIGFLLGGCIFVWAVVRKI
- a CDS encoding DUF1499 domain-containing protein — translated: MAATNIKGSGLLKWGTSLAVLGGLAVILSGYGYQWGWWHFSTGFSIIPWGTGSAILGGIAGTAGFFRMKERDQNYTIAGFTAMIIGLAALSNFGYWYMEVQKGYPPIHDITTDTVNPPEFDAIVPLRQDAPNPPEYIHEDGPAEAQREFYEGLETLNVSMDYDEAYDRALETAREMPWQVVGENKREGRIEAYHKLPWFGFVDDVVIRVDTTATGSKIDVRSKSRIGRGDLGVNAKRIQSYFEAYQK
- the trmD gene encoding tRNA (guanosine(37)-N1)-methyltransferase TrmD; the protein is MRIDIISAVPALLDGPLNHSIVKRAVDKELVKIHVHDLRDYTEDKHKKIDDYPYGGEPGMVLTPQPIFSCIEKLQSERDYDELIFTAPDGDVFEQPDANALSLKKNIIILCGHYKGVDQRVRDELITKEFSIGDYVLSGGELPAMVITDAVVRLLPGVLGDAGSALNDSFQDGLLEGPVYTRPAEFKGMKVPDVLLSGDHKKVAEWKQEQSEKRTKERRKDLYEKFKKEH